Genomic DNA from Acetilactobacillus jinshanensis:
TTTAGCCCTATCCGGTGGTGTTGATTCCAGCGTGGTTGCAGTGTTGCTTCACCGCGCAATTGGCCATCAATTAACCTGCATCTTTGTTGACCACGGCTTACTTCGAAAAAATGAAGCTGACCAGGTCATGAGCAGTCTTCATGACGACTTAGGCTTAAATATCGTTCGGGTCAATGCCCAAAAAGAATTCTTAGATCGTTTAAAGGGCGTTGCCGATCCGGAAACCAAGCGTAAAATTATCGGTCATCAATTCATTAAAGTCTTTGACCGTGAAGCTCATAAAATCAAAGATGTGGCCTTCTTGGCTCAAGGAACAATTTATCCTGACCGAATCGAAAGTGGTTTGGGTGTTGCTGCAAAAATTAAGTCCCACCATAACGTTGGTGGTTTACCGAAAAAGATGCACCTGAAATTAATTGAACCACTCAAATATTTATTTAAAGACGAAGTTCGTGCCGTCGGAACTAAACTGGGCATTCCAGATGAACTTGTCTGGCGTCAGCCGTTCCCTGGCCCTGGCTTGGCAATCCGTGTCATCGGTGCGGTTACACCAGATAAGTTGCGGATCGTCCGTGACAGTGACGCCATCTTACGCAAAATGATTAAGCAAGCTGGTTTAAATCGTAAAATCTGGCAATATTTCACCGTTTTACCGGGCTTTAAGAGCGTTGGTGTTATGGGCGATCAACGAACTTATGATTATACCATCGCTATTCGTGCCATCACTTCCATTGACGGCATGACGGCTGATTTTGCCCGAATTCCATGGGACGTTATGTCAAAGATCTCAACCGAAATCTGCGATAAAGTCAACGGCGTTAACCGAGTTGTATATGATGTGACTAGTAAGCCACCGTCTACAATCGAATGGGAATAACTAATTAAAATCCTTCCTGATATTTTGCACGTGAATTTATGTTTACGTGCATTTTTATTGCTAACTAATTATAAATTACTAATTAGATATTACTAATAATTTATAATAAAGAAATTATGTAAATTCTTAAAAAATTTGTCAAAAAACGTTGCCAAATTGTTGGCAACGTTTTTCTCTAATTCACTTTACCGAGTTACGGTCTCGATTTGATGATAAACACTATGAAAATTTTATTAAGACAAAAAGAAAGACGCTATTTAAAGCGTTCATCTTTTACGTCATAGGTTATCGTCCCGCGACACCCTATAAATATATGCCATTTGTATTAGTAACTACTCGTTTGGCTAGTTGGAGATAATATTAAAAAAGCCGAACATGTCGGCTATACTAAAAGTAGTTCAAATAATAGGAAGTATAGCTTATGTTCGACCAAGTTCAGTATACTAATAATCACTCGTTAATACAATTTTAGTCTTGCATTCATACCATTAAGCCACTGTATAAAGCCTTTATTTCTAAGAACTTTCGCCGAAGGCGAAATGTTAATCATTCAAAATTAACGGATGTGGAAGTAATCGCTTTATTATGCTTGCAAGCATTATTAGGCATAAATGCTAGACTCCGATTTTATCATTTTATACTTAATAACGGTGTAATAAGTCCTTATAGAATGCCTGAAGA
This window encodes:
- the guaA gene encoding glutamine-hydrolyzing GMP synthase, whose amino-acid sequence is MNSKSFDKIVVLDFGSQYNQLIARRVRELGVYSELLPCTISIAKLKAMHPKGIIFSGGPDSVYDKKALKVDPKIFKLGIPILGICYGMQLMAYDLGGQVKSAKSQYGHAQIKVTTDQATLFHNLPKQEPVWMSHSDLVSKVPDGFTDVATSPNCPIAAMQNNAKHFYGIQFHAEVNNTKYGKDILKRFVLNVCHAKANWSMTDFIDMQIEQIRHKVGDKKVILALSGGVDSSVVAVLLHRAIGHQLTCIFVDHGLLRKNEADQVMSSLHDDLGLNIVRVNAQKEFLDRLKGVADPETKRKIIGHQFIKVFDREAHKIKDVAFLAQGTIYPDRIESGLGVAAKIKSHHNVGGLPKKMHLKLIEPLKYLFKDEVRAVGTKLGIPDELVWRQPFPGPGLAIRVIGAVTPDKLRIVRDSDAILRKMIKQAGLNRKIWQYFTVLPGFKSVGVMGDQRTYDYTIAIRAITSIDGMTADFARIPWDVMSKISTEICDKVNGVNRVVYDVTSKPPSTIEWE